A stretch of the Clarias gariepinus isolate MV-2021 ecotype Netherlands chromosome 26, CGAR_prim_01v2, whole genome shotgun sequence genome encodes the following:
- the LOC128514127 gene encoding NACHT, LRR and PYD domains-containing protein 3-like has product MKRQVSSRTTEQDGSRNRTKGTSAEAEAERPTSPAPSCLSMKSDQSMRSLINFSEGIKTHERRVETERAHSPSPSYVPVESDTSIGMNQNAGETLLRLHTSASVPARNTREESATVEHRGHNKTYTQQAGAERPTSPAPSCLSMKSDQSMRSLINFSGEEKRQEKWVETERPHSPSPSYVPVESYRGIELNQNDGETLLRLHPSASGPAMNTPQTLKLCLQHRMPREIRCKTDQTLICKQCATVEHQGHNKSYTQQAGALLELDLLSLLEQTLSSVDTNKFMWYLCQNYPECFEAPQVIYDDQEASKLILERFGQEAAPKIALKVLLELGKSQNTMQDCLKSKLQGHLRSKFQCILEGNAQQGNPILLNDIFTDLLITEGGDGAINKEHEIRQIEDTCKNKGMEEIVIKCNDIFQPLPGQNKRIRTVLTKGIAGIGKTVSVHKFILDWAEGKANHDIHYIFPLPFRDLNLKGKGEYSLMQLIHQYFPELKELKTIRSEEVKTVFIFDGLDECRLPLNFRNNEMCCDLTKIISVDVLLTNLIRGNLLPSALLWVTSRPAAANQIPPECVDQITEVRGFDDLEKEEYFRKRFSDPGLAEKMIAHIKSSRSLHIMCHIPVFCWISATVLEKMLGQSDMEVPKTLTQMYTHFLLIQTHLKNKKYHGVSQDNMDLSESDKEMIFKLAKLAFLQLEKGNLIFYGNDLIECDIDVGKATEYSAICTEIFKEEFRLYREKVFCFVHLSIQEHLAAVYVQLKFTDSHVNILQENSQSQMVKLSDLHKSAVDRALKSENGHFDLFLRFLLGLSLDSNQALLRGLLPKVCLESVEETVDYIKEKIRMESSAERTINLFHCLNELNYNSLVEEIHNFLKSGKQSETELKPDQCSALAYVLLTSEDVMNEFDLKMCNTSAEGYRRLLPVVKTSKKARLAGVNLTDESCETLASILKSTNSHLVDLDLSFNSLGDLGVKLLCSGLSDPHSKLEKLTLSHNELGDIGVKMLCDCLMSPHCKLQTLGLAGTNFSEQSCELMASVFQSANSHLNELDLGCNKDIKDSGVKLLSAGLISLQCKLEKLRLDRCDLSHESCEALKAALQSPGSCLRKLDLSYNNLGDSGVQHLCDGLTHPNCNLELLDLSYNTLGHSGVTLVSTGLMNPDCKLKSIRLADVGVSEETCETLALALQSENPHLRELNLSNNYIGDSGLERLCAGLISPNCSLTKLSLRWCNLTESSCLNLASVLRSHTHLTELELRDNDVQDSGLKMLCTGLQDPGCSLQKLGLSGCCVTEDGCSALVLALNTDLSQLRELDLSYNHPGESGVRQLSAVRDDPHRKLEKLSVDHCGEYRIKPGLKKYACEITLDPNTAHRTMTLNGDKQVTRTRSQHSYPDHPDRFEFYAQILCRESLSGARFYWETDWTGNNVYSGVTYKGINRKGRSNDCKIGLNNISWILFCSNNYGYYAGYNNKETVVSPPPNPSRKIGTYLDWQAGTLSYFIITSERVYHTYTFHTTFTEPLYPGYRVDDTVTLCELK; this is encoded by the exons ATGAAAAGGCAAGTCTCGAGCAGAACCACAGAGCAGGATGGATCTAGGAATCGGACCAAAGGAACTTCAGCAGAAGCAGAA GCAGAAAGACCGACCTCTCCTGCTCCCAGCTGTTTGtccatgaagagtgatcagTCCATGCGTTCTCTGATCAATTTCAGCGAAGGAATAAAGACACATGAAAGAAG GGTGGAGACAGAACGAGCACACTCACCATCCCCTAGCTACGTCCCTGTGGAGAGCGACACGTCAATAGGAATGAACCAGAATGCTGGAGAAACTCTACTGCGTTTGCACACATCAGCCTCTGTACCGGCGAGGAACACACGGGAAGAGAGTGCGACTGTGGAACATCGAGGTCACAACAAGACCTACACACAGCAGGCAGGG GCAGAAAGACCGACCTCTCCTGCTCCCAGCTGTTTGtccatgaagagtgatcagTCCATGCGTTCTCTAATCAATTTCAGCGGAGAAGAAAAGAGACAAGAAAAATG GGTCGAGACAGAACGGCCACACTCACCATCCCCTAGCTATGTTCCTGTGGAAAGTTATAGGGGAATAGAACTGAATCAGAATGATGGGGAAACTCTTCTGCGTTTGCACCCATCAGCCTCTGGCCCAGCGATGAACACGCCGCAAACGCTAAAACTCTGTCTGCAGCACCGCATGCCACGGGAAATTCGTTGCAAGACAGATCAGACCCTGATCTGTAAACAGTGTGCGACTGTGGAACATCAAGGTCACAACAAGAGCTACACACAGCAGGCAGGG GCCCTGCTGGAGCTAGACTTGTTGTCTCTACTCGAGCAAACACTGAGCAGCGTAGACACAAACAAGTTCATGTGGTATCTGTGCCAAAATTACCCAGAATGCTTTGAGGCTCCTCAAGTAATTTATGATGACCAGGAAGCATCTAAACTCATTCTGGAGAGATTTGGCCAGGAAGCAGCTCCAAAGATTGCTTTAAAGGTCTTGCTGGAGTTAG GTAAAAGTCAAAATACCATGCAAGACTGTCTAAAATCTAAGCTACAGGGTCATCTTAGATCTAAATTCCAGTGCATACTTGAAGGAAACGCTCAGCAGGGGAATCCTATTCTTCTAAACGATATCTTCACCGACCTTCTCATCACCGAAGGAGGGGATGGCGCTATCAATAAAGAGCATGAGATCAGGCAGATCGAGGATACGTGCAAAAACAAGGGAATGGAAGAGATTGTGATAAAGTGCAATGATATTTTCCAACCTTTACCCGGACAGAACAAGCGCATTCGGACTGTGCTAACCAAGGGCATCGCTGGGATTGGCAAAACTGTGTCTGTACACAAATTCATCTTGGACTGGGCAGAAGGCAAAGCGAACCATGATATCCATTACATCTTTCCGCTTCCTTTCCGTGACCTGAATTTGAAAGGAAAAGGCGAATATAGTCTGATGCAGCTGATTCATCAATACTTTCCAGAACTTAAAGAACTCAAAACCATAAGGAGCGAGGAAGTGAAAACCGTGTTCATCTTCGACGGCCTGGACGAGTGCCGTCTTCCCCTGAATTTCAGGAACAATGAGATGTGCTGTGACCTTACAAAGATAATCTCTGTAGATGTCCTCCTAACAAACCTCATTCGGGGAAACCTACTGCCATCTGCTCTTCTCTGGGTAACCTCCAGACCAGCGGCAGCAAACCAGATCCCTCCTGAGTGCGTAGACCAGATTACTGAGGTCAGAGGGTTTGATGACTTGGAGAAAGAGGAGTACTTCCGAAAACGGTTCAGTGATCCAGGACTTGCAGAGAAAATGATTGCACACATAAAGTCTTCAAGGAGCCTCCACATTATGTGCCATATTCCTGTCTTCTGCTGGATATCTGCCACAGTTTTGGAGAAGATGTTGGGCCAATCAGACATGGAGGTACCTAAAACACTGACCCAGATGTACACCCACTTTCTTCTCATtcagacacatttaaaaaacaaaaaataccacGGAGTGAGTCAGGACAACATGGATCTCTCCGAATCTGACAAAGAGATGATATTTAAACTGGCCAAGCTAGCGTTTCTGCAGTTGGAGAAGGGGAATCTAATTTTCTACGGAAACGATTTGATCGAATGTGACATAGATGTCGGCAAAGCAACCGAGTATTCTGCGATTTGCACAGAGATTTTCAAAGAAGAGTTCAGATTGTACCGAGAGAAGGTCTTCTGCTTTGTACATCTGAGCATTCAGGAGCACTTAGCTGCTGTGTATGTGCAACTAAAATTTACAGACAGCCACGTAAACATACTTCAAGAAAACAGTCAAAGCCAAATGGTCAAGCTGTCCGATTTGCATAAGAGCGCTGTGGACAGAGCGTTGAAAAGTGAGAACGGACACTTTGACCTTTTCCTGCGCTTTCTTCTCGGTCTATCACTCGATTCCAATCAGGCTCTCCTGAGAGGTCTGCTCCCAAAAGTGTGTTTGGAGAGTGTGGAGGAAACCGTGGACTATATCAAGGAGAAAATCAGAATGGAGTCATCGGCAGAAAGGACTATTAACctgttccactgtctgaatgaaCTCAATTATAATTCGTTGGTGGAAGAAATTCATAATTTCTTGAAATCAGGCAAGCAGTCAGAGACAGAGCTTAAACCTGACCAGTGCTCAGCTCTGGCCTACGTGCTGCTAACGTCAGAGGACGTGATGAATGAGTTCGACTTAAAGATGTGTAACACGTCTGCTGAGGGATATCGGAGACTGTTACCCGTTGTCAAGACTTCTAAGAAAGCCAG GCTTGCTGGTGTCAACCTCACAGATGAGTCCTGTGAGACCCTGGCTTCGATTCTCAAGTCCACTAACTCACACCTGGTGGACCTGGACCTCAGCTTCAACAGTTTGGGAGATTTAGGAGTGAAACTCCTCTGTAGTGGCCTCTCAGATCCACACAGCAAACTGGAGAAGCTGACTCTCAGTCACAACGAGCTCGGAGATATAGGAGTGAAGATGCTGTGTGACTGTCTGATGAGCCCACACTGTAAACTGCAGACTCTTgg ATTGGCTGGAACAAACTTCTCAGAGCAGTCTTGTGAATTAATGGCTTCAGTCTTTCAATCTGCTAACTCGCACCTGAACGAACTCGACCTTGGGTgcaataaagacataaaagacTCCGGAGTGAAGCTTCTCTCTGCTGGACTGATTAGTTTACAGTGTAAACTTGAGAAACTCAG gttggaCAGATGTGACCTCAGCCATGAATCATGTGAAGCACTGAAAGCTGCTCTCCAGTCACCCGGCTCATGCCTGAGAAAGCTGGACCTCAGCTACAACAACCTTGGAGACTCTGGAGTGCAACATCTCTGTGATGGACTCACACATCCGAACTGTAATTTGGAGTTACTGGATCTGAGCTACAACACCCTCGGACATTCCGGTGTAACACTGGTGTCGACTGGACTGATGAATCCAGACTGCAAACTCAAGAGTATAAG ACTTGCTGATGTCGGCGTATCAGAGGAGACGTGTGAAACTCTGGCCTTGGCTCTACAGTCTGAAAATCCACACCTCAGAGAACTCAATCTCAGCAACAACTACATCGGGGATTCAGGACTGGAGCGGCTCTGTGCCGGATTAATCAGCCCGAACTGCTCCCTCACGAAACTAAG TCTGCGATGGTGTAATCTCACAGAGAGTTCCTGTTTAAACCTGGCCTCAGTTCTGAGATCCCACACGCATTTGACCGAACTGGAGCTCAGAGACAACGATGTGCAAGATTCAGGGCTGAAGATGCTCTGTACCGGTCTTCAGGATCCGGGGTGCTCACTGCAGAAACTGGG TCTTTCAGGGTGCTGCGTTACAGAAGACGGCTGCTCGGCTCTAGTTTTGGCTTTAAACACAGATCTCTCGCAGCTCAGAGAGCTAGACCTGAGCTACAATCATCCCGGAGAGTCGGGCGTCAGACAGCTGTCTGCTGTACGGGATGATCCACACCGTAAACTGGAGAAACTCAG tgtggATCACTGTGGCGAGTACAGGATCAAACCAGGACTAAAGAAAT ATGCCTGTGAGATCACCCTGGACCCAAATACAGCACACAGAACTATGACTCTAAACGGTGACAAACAGGTGACAAGGACTCGAAGTCAGCATTCGTACCCGGACCATCCGGACCGGTTTGAGTTCTACGCCCAGATTTTGTGCAGAGAGTCTCTGAGCggcgctcgcttctactgggAAACTGATTGGACCGGCAATAACGTTTATAGTGGAGTAACTTACAAAGGCATCAATAGAAAAGGCCGCAGCAATGATTGTAAAATAGGGTTGAATAATATCTCCTGGATTCTGTTCTGTTCTAACAACTACGGGTACTACGCTGGTTACAATAACAAGGAGACTGTGGTTTCTCCTCCACCTAATCCATCCAGAAAAATAGGAACCTATTTAGACTGGCAGGCGGGTACACTCTCTTATTTTATCATCACGTCTGAAAGGGTGTATCACACCTACACATTTCACACAACCTTCACTGAGCCTCTGTATCCTGGATACCGGGTCGATGACACAGTGACACTGTGTgagctaaaataa
- the gapdhs gene encoding glyceraldehyde-3-phosphate dehydrogenase 2, translating to MSDLCVGINGFGRIGRLVLRACLQKGIKVTAINDPFIDLQYMVYMFKYDSTHGRYKGEVSQEGDKLIVDGHPISVFQCMKPAEIPWGKAGALYVVESTGVFLSIEKASSHLQGGAKRVVVSAPSPDAPMFVMGVNEDKYDPSNMTIVSNASCTTNCLAPLAKVIHDSFGIEEALMTTVHAYTATQKTVDGPSAKAWRDGRGAHQNIIPASTGAAKAVGKVIPELNGKLTGMAFRVPVADVSVVDLTCRLSKPASYTAIKEAVKKASHGSMKGILGYTEDSVVSSDFVGDTHSSIFDAGAGISLNDNFVKLISWYDNEFGYSHRVADLLLHMHSKE from the exons ATGTCAGACCTTTGCGTTGGAATCAACGG ATTTGGCCGCATTGGCCGCCTGGTCCTCAGGGCCTGCCTGCAGAAAGGGATCAAAGTCACAGCCATCAACGACCCCTTCATTGACCTGCAGTACATG GTCTACATGTTCAAGTACGACTCCACCCACGGGCGCTACAAGGGGGAGGTGTCTCAAGAGGGAGACAAGCTCATCGTCGACGGCCATCCTATCTCTGTATTCCAGTG TATGAAGCCCGCTGAGATCCCATGGGGCAAGGCCGGCGCTCTGTACGTTGTCGAGTCCACCGGAGTCTTCCTCAGCATCGAGAAAGCCTCT TCTCACTTGCAGGGTGGAGCTAAGCGCGTGGTAGTCTCCGCCCCCTCCCCCGACGCCCCCATGTTTGTGATGGGAGTCAACGAGGACAAATACGACCCCTCCAACATGACCATCGTCAG CAATGCATCCTGCACAACTAACTGCTTGGCTCCCCTGGCCAAAGTCATCCATGACAGCTTTGGTATCGAGGAGGCCCTCATG ACAACAGTCCATGCCTACACTGCCACCCAGAAGACAGTGGACGGTCCCTCTGCTAAGGCCTGGCGCGACGGCCGCGGTGCTCACCAGAACATCATCCCCGCCTCCACAGGAGCTGCCAAGGCTGTGGGCAAAGTCATCCCAGAACTAAACGG CAAGCTGACCGGAATGGCCTTCCGCGTCCCCGTGGCCGACGTCTCCGTGGTGGATCTCACCTGCCGCCTCTCAAAACCCGCCAGCTACACTGCCATCAAGGAGGCCGTCAAGAAGGCTTCCCACGGATCCATGAAGGGAATTCTGGGATACACAGAGGACTCT gttGTGTCCTCTGACTTCGTCGGTGACACCCACTCCTCCATCTTCGACGCTGGTGCCGGTATTTCTCTTAATGACAACTTTGTCAAGCTCATTTCCTG GTATGATAACGAGTTTGGCTACAGCCACCGTGTCGCCGACCTCCTGTTGCACATGCACAGCAAGGAGTAA